Genomic DNA from Corylus avellana chromosome ca4, CavTom2PMs-1.0:
GCGGTTTCGACAAAGGGAATACAGTCAGCTCCTACATTTGAATGACTCACATCACACTGCACATTACAAGTCCCATTTACTTCTTTACCAAAACCCAACACACAAAACCTCATACCGGATTGATAGCTAACCTCAAAAGGATACaattccaaaagaaaaaggacaattGTCTAAGAATTGCAAAAGATGCTAGCCAAAACAGAAAAACCCATAAGACCCACCTCATTTCTAGTACCCATCACAAAGAACCACCAAAACCCAGAGCTCTTTCATCATTAATATcaacaagaaaatcaacaaacaaaaagatcTATGCTCCACTTACCATACCCCCACATCTCCAATCGACCATTTTCACAAAACAGCCAAAACCCAGATAAGAAAATCATtgagcaaaacaaaaatatcaaaatcattGACAATGAAGAAGCTGATGATGGTGGTGATTGAGAAATGCTGACCTGCGGATCTTGTTGCCCTTGCCGACCTGGTACATGCCCCAGGAGAAAGCACCGAAGGCGGCGAGGAAAATGGCCACGGCGCTGGGTCCCTTGTTGGGGATCCTACGGGCGTACCGGACCGGCGGGAACCCGCCCGGAGGCGGCCCGTCTTGGAGGATCGGCATGTCCTTCACGCTCACCATGCCTGGCTTCTTCCTTATCGCTGCCTCCGTCATCTTTGGTCTCTCTCTTTGTCGAATTTGGTAGAGAATGGAAATATGGGAGTTCCGAGCAGCTGAATGGATGGAGATTGGAGAAGAAGCTCAGGAGGAAATGTTCGTAACAAGGCTATGTGTGCAGTGGTGGTGGTAGTGTGCTGGAAGGTCTAGGAGAGTGAGATATTGGGTCCAATTGGAAGGAGACAGGTGGCATTATAGATTATCTAAGGAAAACTACTTTTACGGTTTTACCcctccaacaacaaaaaaaaaatacccctaaaaattcctaaattacaaaaatacccttacaattcatccaaaaaaaaaaaaacaaaacaaaacaaaaaaccaaacaaaaataaaactaactcaacttattttttaaaaattttaaattctttttacttttctttttttttttg
This window encodes:
- the LOC132177124 gene encoding NADH dehydrogenase [ubiquinone] 1 alpha subcomplex subunit 13-B, whose product is MTEAAIRKKPGMVSVKDMPILQDGPPPGGFPPVRYARRIPNKGPSAVAIFLAAFGAFSWGMYQVGKGNKIRRALKEEKYASRRAILPLLQAEEDERFVKEWKKYLEYEAEVMKDVPGWKVGENVYNSGKWVPPATGELRPDVW